The following coding sequences lie in one Daphnia pulex isolate KAP4 chromosome 1, ASM2113471v1 genomic window:
- the LOC124198657 gene encoding myocyte-specific enhancer factor 2-like isoform X2: MGRKKIQISRITDERNRQVTFNKRKFGVMKKAYELSVLCDCEIALIIFSSSNRLYQYASTDMDKVLLKYTEYNEPHESLTNKNIIEALNKKEHKNGGCSPDSPGEDVDATDYTLTPRTEAKYNKIDEEFQMMMQRNQHHNGAQRSGGYTMPVTMPVNPGPYGDPGSMLHASPQMVGGHSSVSPRPASSTGMLDVGGSNNGYGSSQPASSPIPESPTPPPPPPSALRSSSSMANRSLSPQQQHLAGSQRHNLRLAIPGNQAGLAISSHDRGGGGGGNSSLNTPVVPLQTPGLSGLYQSSYSGHGGVGGGGAQGQPDFNLPSDMVLTSLHAVHAGWGAAPSTNSGNSNSSSSSGGIVHHTGHLPNNIHLGSLSHLTVPNSGSQRPPSAPLSPSPVALKIKSEPISPPREAMGLQGGGMGSGLGSSLAPLPTGMSLMQRPSSSSDHHLSPSGHLTPTGSSPDPGHHSHSEYDSMPLHKRPRIAEGWGAS, encoded by the exons gtgaCGTTCAATAAGCGCAAATTTGGCGTCATGAAAAAAGCCTACGAACTGTCGGTGCTGTGCGATTGCGAGATCGCTCTCATCATCTTCAGCAGCTCCAACAGGCTCTACCAGTACGCCTCCACCGACATGGACAAGGTGTTGCTCAAGTACACCGAGTACAACGAACCCCACGAGTCGTTGACCAATAAGAATATCATCGAG GCGTTGAACAAGAAAGAGCACAAGAATGGCGGCTGCAGTCCCGACAGTCCCGGCGAGGATGTCGACGCCACCGATTACACGCTGACGCCCAGGACCGAGGCCAAGTACAACAAAATTGACGAAGAATTTCAGATGATGATGCAACGCAATCAACACCACAACGGCGCCCAAAgg AGTGGAGGCTACACGATGCCCGTCACGATGCCCGTCAATCCAGGTCCTTACGGCGATCCCGGCTCCATGTTACACGCCAGCCCGCAAATGGTGGGCGGCCATTCTAGCGTCAGCCCACGGCCAGCGTCCTCTACCGGCATGCTGGACGTTGGCGGAAGCAACAACGGATACGGGTCCAGCCAGCCGGCCAGTTCTCCCATACCGGAAAGtccgacgccgccgccgccacctccGTCGGCTCTCAGGAGTTCCAGTTCGATGGCCAACCGGTCCCTCTCGCCACAGCAGCAACACTTGGCCGGCTCTCAGCGACACAATTTAAGACTAGCCATCCCCGGCAATCAAGCTGGACTTGCCATATCAAGCCACGATAGAG GTGGAGGAGGCGGGGGTAACAGCAGTTTGAATACGCCCGTCGTCCCGCTGCAGACTCCCGGCCTGTCTGGATTGTATCAATCCAGTTATTCTGGTCACGGCGGTGTAGGAGGCGGAGGAGCTCAAGGACAACCTGATTTCAATTTACCTTCCGACATGGTACTCACCTCTTTGCACGCCGTTCACGCCGGATGGGGTGCAGCTCCGTCAACCAACTCCGGCAACAGCAACTCCTCATCATCTTCCGGCGGAATAGTTCACCACACCGGCCACCTGCCCAACAATATTCATTTAGG GTCCTTGTCCCATTTGACAGTGCCCAATTCAGGGTCTCAGCGACCGCCCAGTGCGCCCCTGTCACCGTCACCGGTGGCGCTCAAAATCAAAAGTGAGCCGATATCCCCGCCCCGGGAAGCCATGGGCCTCCAG ggaGGAGGTATGGGCAGCGGATTGGGATCGTCTTTGGCGCCACTGCCAACCGGTATGAGCCTGATGCAACGTCCTTCGTCGTCATCAGATCATCATCTGTCACCGTCTGGTCACCTCACTCCGACAG GGTCGTCACCAGATCCGGGTCACCATAGCCATTCAGAATACGATTCGATGCCATTGCACAAAAGACCTCGAATCGCCGAGGGCTGGGGTGCATCTTAG
- the LOC124198657 gene encoding myocyte-specific enhancer factor 2-like isoform X1 yields the protein MGRKKIQISRITDERNRQVTFTKRKFGLMKKAYELSVLCDCEIALIIFSSSNKLFQYASTDMDKVLLKYTEYNEPHESRTNNDIVEALNKKEHKNGGCSPDSPGEDVDATDYTLTPRTEAKYNKIDEEFQMMMQRNQHHNGAQRSGGYTMPVTMPVNPGPYGDPGSMLHASPQMVGGHSSVSPRPASSTGMLDVGGSNNGYGSSQPASSPIPESPTPPPPPPSALRSSSSMANRSLSPQQQHLAGSQRHNLRLAIPGNQAGLAISSHDRGGGGGGNSSLNTPVVPLQTPGLSGLYQSSYSGHGGVGGGGAQGQPDFNLPSDMVLTSLHAVHAGWGAAPSTNSGNSNSSSSSGGIVHHTGHLPNNIHLGSLSHLTVPNSGSQRPPSAPLSPSPVALKIKSEPISPPREAMGLQGGGMGSGLGSSLAPLPTGMSLMQRPSSSSDHHLSPSGHLTPTGSSPDPGHHSHSEYDSMPLHKRPRIAEGWGAS from the exons gTGACGTTCACCAAGCGCAAATTCGGTCTGATGAAGAAAGCCTACGAGCTGTCGGTGCTGTGCGACTGCGAGATCGCTCTGATCATCTTCAGCAGCTCCAACAAGCTGTTCCAGTACGCCTCCACCGACATGGACAAAGTGCTGCTCAAATACACCGAATATAACGAGCCGCATGAGTCGAGAACTAACAACGACATCGTAGAG GCGTTGAACAAGAAAGAGCACAAGAATGGCGGCTGCAGTCCCGACAGTCCCGGCGAGGATGTCGACGCCACCGATTACACGCTGACGCCCAGGACCGAGGCCAAGTACAACAAAATTGACGAAGAATTTCAGATGATGATGCAACGCAATCAACACCACAACGGCGCCCAAAgg AGTGGAGGCTACACGATGCCCGTCACGATGCCCGTCAATCCAGGTCCTTACGGCGATCCCGGCTCCATGTTACACGCCAGCCCGCAAATGGTGGGCGGCCATTCTAGCGTCAGCCCACGGCCAGCGTCCTCTACCGGCATGCTGGACGTTGGCGGAAGCAACAACGGATACGGGTCCAGCCAGCCGGCCAGTTCTCCCATACCGGAAAGtccgacgccgccgccgccacctccGTCGGCTCTCAGGAGTTCCAGTTCGATGGCCAACCGGTCCCTCTCGCCACAGCAGCAACACTTGGCCGGCTCTCAGCGACACAATTTAAGACTAGCCATCCCCGGCAATCAAGCTGGACTTGCCATATCAAGCCACGATAGAG GTGGAGGAGGCGGGGGTAACAGCAGTTTGAATACGCCCGTCGTCCCGCTGCAGACTCCCGGCCTGTCTGGATTGTATCAATCCAGTTATTCTGGTCACGGCGGTGTAGGAGGCGGAGGAGCTCAAGGACAACCTGATTTCAATTTACCTTCCGACATGGTACTCACCTCTTTGCACGCCGTTCACGCCGGATGGGGTGCAGCTCCGTCAACCAACTCCGGCAACAGCAACTCCTCATCATCTTCCGGCGGAATAGTTCACCACACCGGCCACCTGCCCAACAATATTCATTTAGG GTCCTTGTCCCATTTGACAGTGCCCAATTCAGGGTCTCAGCGACCGCCCAGTGCGCCCCTGTCACCGTCACCGGTGGCGCTCAAAATCAAAAGTGAGCCGATATCCCCGCCCCGGGAAGCCATGGGCCTCCAG ggaGGAGGTATGGGCAGCGGATTGGGATCGTCTTTGGCGCCACTGCCAACCGGTATGAGCCTGATGCAACGTCCTTCGTCGTCATCAGATCATCATCTGTCACCGTCTGGTCACCTCACTCCGACAG GGTCGTCACCAGATCCGGGTCACCATAGCCATTCAGAATACGATTCGATGCCATTGCACAAAAGACCTCGAATCGCCGAGGGCTGGGGTGCATCTTAG
- the LOC124198685 gene encoding prenylcysteine oxidase-like, whose translation MAGSSFRTMIPLIILLFICKSHQVLDPSQPRIAIVGAGISGTSAAYFLSKTPGLNPKIDVYSKDPVGGRMATVNIQGYDFETGGSVLHPRNRYMKQFAEQFGFKRKKGISGKFGLYDGSHFVYSEGDWSVMNVASLLWRYGFSLLKVNTLVGEMLNQFERIYSFQDDGYAFSNVADLLSAMDPSFNLMLERSLEAGLKHAGVSNLFIEELANAIMRVNYGQSSDAHQFVGSVSLAGAETGLWSLHGGNKKIPHALLNASGASFHNEEVEAIHLNSDGRFSLRFKENDEMPLYDAVILATPVTNDTSMFGFENFPRQFHFPGRFHQTVCTMVQGDVNHETFQFADSSSVIDDIFTTNRTLFFNSLARNYPVDIDDGAENAPSVWKVFSNEPLSKRELDILFSTINETFVIKWKAYPEYDGTTSTGNFTLHPGLYHINAIEFAASAMEMGIIGARNVALLAASHLGVDVQDRKTQSFHIEL comes from the exons ATGGCTGGTTCTTCTTTTAGAACGATGATACCTTTGATAATACTACTTTTCATTTGCAAGTCTCATCAAGTGCTAGATCCTAGTCAGCCGAGAAtag CGATTGTTGGTGCTGGAATCAGTGGAACTTCGGCTGCTTACTTTTTAAGTAAAACTCCAGGACTCAACCCTAAAATTGATGTCTATTCCAAAGACCCGGTGGGTGGAAGGATGGCAACTGTCAACATTCAAGGATATGATTTTGAAACTGGAGGATCAGTCTTGCATCCAAGAAATAGATATATGAAACAGTTTGCTGAACAATTTG GGTTCAAGCGCAAGAAGGGTATTAGTGGCAAATTTGGTCTCTATGATGGTTCTCACTTTGTTTACAGTGAAGGAGACTGGAGTGTCATGAATGTAGCCTCCCTGCTCTGGCGTTATGGCTTCAGCCTCTTGAAAGTCAATACATTGGTAGGAGAAATgctaaatcaatttgaaag AATCTACAGTTTCCAAGATGATGGGTATGCCTTTTCAAATGTCGCCGATTTGTTATCCGCCATGGATCCGTCGTTCAACTTGATGTTGGAACGTTCTTTGGAAGCAGGTCTAAAACACGCTGGTGTGTCTAATCTATTCATTGAAGAACTGGCAAATGCCATCATGCGAGTAAATTATGGTCAGTCGTCAGATGCCCATCAGTTTGTAG GAAGTGTGTCTTTAGCTGGAGCGGAAACTGGATTGTGGTCACTTCATGGCGGTAACAAAAAGATTCCGCACGCCTTACTTAATGCTTCGGGAGCGAGTTTTCACAATGAAGAAGTAGAGGCCATCCATTTGAACTCGGATGGAAGATTCAGCCTTCGCTTTaaggaaaatgatgaaatgccATTGTACGACGCTGTAATATTGGCTACTCCTGTGACGAATGACACGTCAATGTTTGGGTTCGAAAATTTTCCAcgccaatttcattttcctggTCGCTTTCACCAGACAGTTTGCACCATGGTTCAAGGAGATGTCAACCACGAAACGTTTCAGTTTGCTGATTCCAGTTCAGTCATAGATGATATCTTCACTACCAATCGcacacttttcttcaattcACTAGCCAGGAATTATCCAGTCGACATTGATGATGGTGCTGAAAATGCTCCGTCAGTATGGAAAGTGTTCTCTAACGAGCCTCTTTCGAAAAGGGAACTCGATATACTATTCTCCACCATCAATGAAACATTCGTCATCAAATGGAAAGCTTATCCGGAATATGACGGGACAACATCTACTGGAAATTTCACGTTGCATCCGGGTCTGTATCATATCAATGCAATTGAGTTCGCAGCATCGGCTATGGAAATGGGAATCATCGGAGCCAGAAATGTAGCACTGCTGGCAGCTAGTCATCTTGGTGTCGACGTACAGGATCGTAAGACGCAAAGTTTTCACATTGAGTTGTAA